One part of the Gossypium raimondii isolate GPD5lz chromosome 1, ASM2569854v1, whole genome shotgun sequence genome encodes these proteins:
- the LOC105780037 gene encoding 50S ribosomal protein L24, chloroplastic isoform X2, whose protein sequence is MAAMAALQSSMTALSLSSNSFLGQRLSIPPSLSPLHIKPRENPCLIVVKLKRWERKECKPNSLPVLHKMHVKVGDTIKVISGRDKGKIGEISKIFKHNSTIVVKDINLKTKHMKSRGEDQPGQIIKIEAPIHSSNVMLYSKEKEVTSRVGHKVLDDGKKVRYLIKTGEILDSDENWKKLKEAAKEKTEVAAAAPAADTGAAS, encoded by the exons ATGGCAGCCATGGCTGCGTTGCAAAGCTCAATGACTGCTCTTTCTCTATCCTCAAACTCCTTCTTGGGCCAACGTCTCTCAATTCCTCCTTCTCTCTCCCCTCTTCAC ATCAAACCAAGAGAGAATCCATGTCTCATTGTAGTGAAG CTTAAACGATGGGAACGGAAGGAATGTAAACCGAACAGCCTTCCAGTTTTGCATAAAATGCATGTTAAGGTTGGAGATACCATCAAAGTAATATCGGGTCGTGATAAGGGCAAGATTGGAGAGATAAGCAAGATCTTCAAGCATAACAGCACCATTGTAGTGAAAGATATAAACCTGAAGACGAAGCATATGAAGAGCAGAGGAGAGGATCAACCAGGACAGATAATTAAg ATTGAAGCACCAATTCACAGCTCAAATGTGATGCTGTATTCGAAAGAGAAAGAAGTGACGAGCCGGGTGGGTCATAAAGTGTTAGATGACGGGAAAAAAGTGCGGTACCTCATAAAGACGGGAGAAATCCTTGACAGTGACGAGAATTGGAAGAAACTGAAGGAAGCTGCAAAAGAGAAAACTGAAGTAGCTGCAGCTGCTCCTGCTGCGGATACGGGTGCTGCCTCTTAG
- the LOC105780046 gene encoding acyl carrier protein 2, mitochondrial, with product MAAVRGVVLKHLRVNATSLSLLRNPKPIPNGHGALTFNAIRRRFSDDVMGSFLDKSEVTDRVVSVVKNFQKIDPSKVTPNAHFQEDLGLDSLDTVEVVMALEEEFGFEIPDNEADKISTISHAVEFIASHPQAK from the exons atggcggCGGTGAGAGGAGTTGTGCTAAAGCACCTGAGAGTGAATGCAACATCCCTGTCcctgcttcgtaaccctaaacCCATCCCTAACGGCCACGGTGCTCTCACCTTCAACGCCATACGGCGCCGATTTTCCGATGACGTCATGGGCTCATTCCTCGACAAATCTGAGGTCACCGATCGCGTTGTCTCCGTAGTAAAAAACTTTCAGAAAATTGATCCATCCAAG GTTACCCCAAATGCCCATTTTCAAGAAGATCTCGGGTTAGATAGTTTGGACACTGTGGAGGTTGTTATGGCTCTTGAAGAAGAATTTGGGTTTGAGATACCTGATAATGAGGCAGACAAGATCAGCACGATCAGTCATGCTGTCGAGTTCATTGCATCTCACCCCCAGGCAAAGTAG
- the LOC105780037 gene encoding 50S ribosomal protein L24, chloroplastic isoform X1 has translation MAAMAALQSSMTALSLSSNSFLGQRLSIPPSLSPLHFFEGYMEMIKPRENPCLIVVKLKRWERKECKPNSLPVLHKMHVKVGDTIKVISGRDKGKIGEISKIFKHNSTIVVKDINLKTKHMKSRGEDQPGQIIKIEAPIHSSNVMLYSKEKEVTSRVGHKVLDDGKKVRYLIKTGEILDSDENWKKLKEAAKEKTEVAAAAPAADTGAAS, from the exons ATGGCAGCCATGGCTGCGTTGCAAAGCTCAATGACTGCTCTTTCTCTATCCTCAAACTCCTTCTTGGGCCAACGTCTCTCAATTCCTCCTTCTCTCTCCCCTCTTCAC TTCTTTGAAGGTTATATGGAAATg ATCAAACCAAGAGAGAATCCATGTCTCATTGTAGTGAAG CTTAAACGATGGGAACGGAAGGAATGTAAACCGAACAGCCTTCCAGTTTTGCATAAAATGCATGTTAAGGTTGGAGATACCATCAAAGTAATATCGGGTCGTGATAAGGGCAAGATTGGAGAGATAAGCAAGATCTTCAAGCATAACAGCACCATTGTAGTGAAAGATATAAACCTGAAGACGAAGCATATGAAGAGCAGAGGAGAGGATCAACCAGGACAGATAATTAAg ATTGAAGCACCAATTCACAGCTCAAATGTGATGCTGTATTCGAAAGAGAAAGAAGTGACGAGCCGGGTGGGTCATAAAGTGTTAGATGACGGGAAAAAAGTGCGGTACCTCATAAAGACGGGAGAAATCCTTGACAGTGACGAGAATTGGAAGAAACTGAAGGAAGCTGCAAAAGAGAAAACTGAAGTAGCTGCAGCTGCTCCTGCTGCGGATACGGGTGCTGCCTCTTAG